TCTTGAGGAGGCTGGTCTACAAGCTGACGAATGATATAATAACCAGGTTCAACATGGAGTTGAACAACTTCCTTGTTTGCGTTAATTTTGACGGCCCATTTTGTTTCAACGCGAGTCGTCTCTAAGTCAATATATAGTTCATCTTTAGAAGTAATGTATGTTTGTAAATGAACTTTTTCGCCATTTTTATATAACGTTGCTCCTTTTGGTACTTGGACAATCGGTTTTTTATCAGGTGTATCTTGGCAATAAATTTGTGCGTCCTTCACCCAAGCTTTCCCGTTTAAGTCAACTTTTGTATGTGTGAATACATCTGAAGGCTCATTAATTTCTTCTATTTGTTCATCATGATTTTTTAGCCAGGACTCCCATGATGGTATTCCTTCTTTAGGAGAAGGATGATCCTCTTTCTCAATGACCATCACCTTAGCTTGTTTATTCCCGAGCCCGAGAAGCTTTTTCTTGCCTTGTTCAATGATTTCTATTTCGACACCTTCTCGTGATACATTCAATTCTTTTAATGCATTTTCAATTGCTAGGTCAACGGTTTCTCCTTTGAAAATGAATTCTTCGGTCATCGCTTTACACCACCTTTATGAACTAATCGCGTATAGGTATAATCATGTTTGCAGTATCCTTTAAAAAGGATGCGACTTGATTTATTGGAATGAAATATAATGTGTTATATTGAAATAATGTGTGAAGACGTTCCTTTATTTTTAAATACACAGATTCAAATCATTTCCAAACATGAACTTATAAAAAAATTTCATTTATTTGTAAAAAGAAGACCTTTAGAGGTTTTCGCAAAATAGTCGTAAACTGTTTAGGATGGTGAGGAAGGTGAAAAAACAACAATTAGTTGTGATAATGGCAATCTTTATAGGTGGAGCATTAGGTACATTATTTCGATATGCAATTAACCTACAAACAACTACTTTATTATTTCCACTAGGGACCATTATTGAAAACATAAGTGGAAGTTTATTGCTTGGATTACTAACTGGATTCATTTTAATAAAGCAAATGAATGTCATTTTAAAAGAAGCGATCGGAGTAGGGTTTTGTGGTGGCTTTACGACGATGTCTACGTTAGCTGCAGATGCCGTCTTTCTTTTTGATGAAGGAACATTAACAACAGTAACGTTTTACATGATTGCTTCAGTAATTGGGGGAATAATCGCTGCGTTTATTGGGCTTATGCTCGGACAAAAGTTAGGGGAAGGGCATATGAAAAGAGGTGAGAGTGGATGAATATTGTCCTTGTTGCATTAGGTGGTGGTCTTGGTGCTGTTGCTCGTTATTTGTTAGGTGTTTGGATAAAGGAGCATACAAAGCAACGTTCAATTCCAACAGCGATGCTTTATGTAAACATATTAGGTTCTCTTGGTCTTGGTGTCTTTTTTGCGCTTGGTTACAGGTCAATTCCATTTTTAGAGTCTGGTATTTATGATGAATGGGCATTTTTATTCATCGGACTCGGATTCTTCGGAGCATTTACGACGTTTTCAACGTTTAGTGTCGAGGCGATTACATTAGCTCAGAAAAAGAAGTGGAAGCCGCTTATTTTATACATAACTTACTCAATTGTGGGAAGTACGCTGGCGTTTATTATTGGATTATATTTATTTATTTGGCTCTGTTAACTTTCATTGTTGATTTTCAAAAATCACGAGACGCCTGCGACGAGCATCAGCTTCACGAACTTCCACAAGGACTGCCTCTTTCTCTACTAGTATGGCTCTGTTGTTTATCCGTCGAAGCAACTCGAAGCTTACTCGTGATGTAAACGCTCGTTGGTGACTTCGACGTTCCCACAGGACGTGGGGGTTTTAGTCGAAGTTCTATTGTATCGAGTTGTCTCGACGGAAAGGATGTCCTAATGCCGGGCATGCCACAGGACGTGGCGCTTGTGCCTAGAGGTGCAAGCGAGTGTATTTTTGTAAAATCAACATTAGCTTTTAACAAAGTCATTTATTTTAGAAAAAAGAAGTTGTCCAAAGGAGACAACTTCTTTTTTGGGCAGTTTTGGTACTGTATCATAGGGATGCTTTTGTTTTATTCTCTAAAAATTGTTTGTTTGCCTATATCGATGATTGATTTCTGTTCCTCCACATCCTGTAATGAGAGAAGAGATTGTACTTTTAGTTCCCAAACAACCTTTGTACTATGGATACTGCATTATTTTAGGACATGATTGTAATATGTCCACTTGTAGCGATTTAGAAACTACGATATAGCGATGTAAAGATAAGTATCGCCCTTCATCTTATGGATACTCTAGAAAGTGAAGGAGATCGAAGTTATAAGAAAAGTTCAGGTAAAGTTTTGCCTAAGTTTGAGAGGTAAAGCTAGGGTAAAGTTAGATAATAACTTGGCATGAAAGTTGCGTTTAATATTTTGTGAAGAATAATGAAAAAAGGAGGAAATAGTGAATGGAAGAGAATACAAAGAAAAAAGGTATTGAAATGCCACATACATACGTGATCATCTTTTTTGTCGTTTTGTTTGCAGCATTACTTACTTACCTTGTGCCGGCAGGATCATTCGAAACGGAAGAAATTACTTACACTAGTGGTGAGGTTGAAGAAACGAGAACCGTATTAATTCCAGAAAGCTTCACGATAGACGAAGAAGTTGGTACACCAGGGACGAGCCTCTTTGAGCCAGGTGGGGGAATTGGAATTTTAAATTACGTTTTTGAAGGTCTTGTTTCAGGAAGTAAATGGGGGTCCGCTGTAGGGGTCGTTGCGTTTATCTTAATCATTGGCGGTGCTTTTGGAATTATTATGCGTACACGTGCGATTGAAGAAGGGATCCTTTCCGTTATTGACCATACGAAAGGAAAAGAGGCTCTCATTATTCCGGTTATGTTTTTCATGTTTTCTCTTGGTGGTGCTGTGTTTGGAATGGGAGAAGAAGCAATTGCTTTTGCAATGATTCTAGTTCCTCTCGTTGTCGCTCTTGGCTATAATGCGATTGTGGGAGTGATGATCACTTATGTGGCCACACAAATTGGATTTGCTACATCATGGATGAATCCATTCGGGGTAGCGATTGCTCAAG
The Bacillus shivajii DNA segment above includes these coding regions:
- a CDS encoding fluoride efflux transporter FluC; protein product: MKKQQLVVIMAIFIGGALGTLFRYAINLQTTTLLFPLGTIIENISGSLLLGLLTGFILIKQMNVILKEAIGVGFCGGFTTMSTLAADAVFLFDEGTLTTVTFYMIASVIGGIIAAFIGLMLGQKLGEGHMKRGESG
- the crcB gene encoding fluoride efflux transporter CrcB, which gives rise to MNIVLVALGGGLGAVARYLLGVWIKEHTKQRSIPTAMLYVNILGSLGLGVFFALGYRSIPFLESGIYDEWAFLFIGLGFFGAFTTFSTFSVEAITLAQKKKWKPLILYITYSIVGSTLAFIIGLYLFIWLC